The Fervidobacterium pennivorans DNA segment CTCTCAAAGCTCGCATCGCACCTATCGCTGACCAGTCGTTTATGCAGAAGACTGCGGTGAAATTCTTTCCATACTTTTTCAAATGGTTCATAACTCCTTCATAACCATGTTCTGGTTCGTATCCTTCATTTTCGCTGAAATAGATTTCTACATCTTTGTGCCTTTCCAAGAACTTTTTTATCCCTTTTTCCCTTTGCACAGCTGCAGGTGAATAATGAGGACCTCTCAAGAAGAGAATCTTTCTGTGACCATTTTGGTAAAGGTATTTTAACGCAGTTAGGGCACCTGAAATGTTGTCTATATTCACCGAGTCGCATAGTATTTCTTCAATATAATAATCAAGAGCTACAATTGGTACACCACTTTTGATGAATGGTTCAATGTAGTTTAAACCACCTAGGAGTTCGCAAAGGATAACTCCATCGATTTTTCTTTTGAAAAACTGGTCAAGAACATGCTTTTCCACTTCTGGCATCATTTTTGGAACAGATACCATCACTTCAAAATTATGCTTGCTTGCGTAATCTTCGATTGCCATAGCGATTTCATTGTAATGATACCCTCTTAAATCAGGCAATAAGACACCTATTGTGTATAACAAATCCGATGCCTTCCGTAAAGAAGGCATCGGTTTATAGCCTAGATGTTTGATTGCCCGAAGTACCTTCCTTCGAGTATCTTCACTGACATTTTTCGCACCATTTAATACCCTTGAAACCGTAGCAATTGAAACACCTGCTTCCCTAGCAACGTCAAAAATGTTGGGCATTCAAACACCCCTTAACTATTTTCATTGGTTTCTTAGAATTTCATCAAATTGTAAGGGTCGTATCCTTTGAACTGGTCTATACTTCTTGTCCTTGCGATTTCTCTGAAGACATACATCGAAGGTCTGGGGATATAAGTTTTCTTTTCCAAATCCGTATAAGCAAGTCCGAACCTTTTACTGTAACCTTTTGCCCACTCGTAATTGTCAACTATCGACCAGTGTAAATATCCTCGTACATCAACACCTTCGTTCATCGCTTTCTCAACAGCATAAAGGTGTGAGATAATTACTTGTGAGCGGTATTTGTCTTTCTCGTCGGCGATACCATTCTCTGTTACTATCAATGGTTTATTATATCTTTCATGTATAGCTTTGAGCAAATAGTAGAGCCCTTCAGGATATATCTCCCATCCGAATTCACTTGCTGGCCTTCCTGAAAGTGCAAGACCGCCTTCTGGACAAGCGTATCCGAAACCTCTAACTGTATACCAGTTAAGCTCGAAGTCTTGGAACTTAATAGGGGTAGGTAATTTGTCAATGACGGAGCGAGTGTAATAGTTAACCCCGATATAGTCGGTTTTATCCTTCACCTGATCCATGTAATTCCAGTTTGCAAGCCACATTGCATTTTCAAAAATCCCTTTATCGTTTGGTTCCACCGTGTCGAACCACGTAAATGAGTAGATAACTCCAACTGGTTTGTCGGAGTGTTTTTTGATAGCATCGTAAGCTAAATTATGTGCCATAGCTTGATTTTTGAGGCTCTTGATATACCATTCTGGACTGAAATAACTTGGTGGGAAACCTGCCATTATTTGGAAGTATCCAAGTTGTGCTACAACGTGTGGTTCATTCATACTTGACCAATAGTCAACAATGTTACTGAATTTCCATGCAATATATTCTGCATATTTTGCGAATTCTTTTGGAGTATTATCACTTACCCAGCCGAGCTTATCTGTTGGTTTGC contains these protein-coding regions:
- a CDS encoding LacI family DNA-binding transcriptional regulator → MPNIFDVAREAGVSIATVSRVLNGAKNVSEDTRRKVLRAIKHLGYKPMPSLRKASDLLYTIGVLLPDLRGYHYNEIAMAIEDYASKHNFEVMVSVPKMMPEVEKHVLDQFFKRKIDGVILCELLGGLNYIEPFIKSGVPIVALDYYIEEILCDSVNIDNISGALTALKYLYQNGHRKILFLRGPHYSPAAVQREKGIKKFLERHKDVEIYFSENEGYEPEHGYEGVMNHLKKYGKNFTAVFCINDWSAIGAMRALRELGLSIPEDVSIIGFDNAPYSEFLYPPLTTIHQPRWEMGQTAAQLLIERILGTGPKIHRNVVLPTKIVERASVKNISNAVVK
- the bgaS gene encoding beta-galactosidase BgaS, with the protein product MFPKSFMFGASLSGFQFEMGNPNEVKELDTQTDWFVWVRDLENLLNGIVSGDLPENGAWYWRNYEKIHQLAVDFGMDTLRIGIEWSRIFPSSTKEIPFGEGMLEKLDEIANKEAVEHYRRIMEDMKAKGLKVFVNLNHFTLPLWIHDPLAVRKGKPTDKLGWVSDNTPKEFAKYAEYIAWKFSNIVDYWSSMNEPHVVAQLGYFQIMAGFPPSYFSPEWYIKSLKNQAMAHNLAYDAIKKHSDKPVGVIYSFTWFDTVEPNDKGIFENAMWLANWNYMDQVKDKTDYIGVNYYTRSVIDKLPTPIKFQDFELNWYTVRGFGYACPEGGLALSGRPASEFGWEIYPEGLYYLLKAIHERYNKPLIVTENGIADEKDKYRSQVIISHLYAVEKAMNEGVDVRGYLHWSIVDNYEWAKGYSKRFGLAYTDLEKKTYIPRPSMYVFREIARTRSIDQFKGYDPYNLMKF